Within the Senegalia massiliensis genome, the region AATACCAGGTATAATTGCTGTATATGTTGCAGCAACACTTGGTTATTTATCAGTTACTTACTTAGGATTTTCAATCAATGATTTAATATTAGAATATATTCAAAAACCTTTACTTGGTTTATCACAAGGTTTATTTAGTGTTATACTTGCAACATTCCTTATCCAAGTATTTTGGTTCTTTGGTTTACATGGTCATAATGTACTTGCACCAATTATGGATGGAGTTTATTTACCAGCTCTTATTACAAATACAGAAGCATATGAAGCAGCTCAATCTGCAGCAGATTTACCATATCTTTGGACTAGAGTATCATTTGATGCATATGCACAAATGGGTGGTTCAGGTATAACCCTTGCATTAATTATTGCAATATTCATGTTCTCAAAGAAAAAAGATTCAAAAGCAATTGCAAAATTAGGAGCGCCAATGGGAGTATTTAATATAAATGAACCTGTAGTGTTTGGTATGCCTATAGTATTAAATCCATTCTATATTATACCATGGCTAATAATTCCACCAATTACTGCAACAATTGCTTATGTGCTTACAGCAATAGGATTTATACCTCCTACATTTGTAGCAGTTCCATGGGTAATGCCTGTAGGAATACTTGCATATCTTGCAACAGGTGGTAGTTGGCTTGCTGGGTTAGTTTCAATATTCAATTTATTTGTTGCATTTGTAATATGGTCACCATTTGTTATGTTGGCAAATAGAGTAAAGAAAACTGACCAAGAAGATAAACAAACAGCATAAATAGTATAAAAAAGACTCTGGATTCAGGTAACTTTTTGGTTACCTGATCTGAGTCTTACTTTATTTAGAAAGGAAGATAAATATGGGAGAGTTAGAAATGATTTATTTTGAAATAATATCTGCAGTAGGAACTGCAAGATCACTTTTTATTGAAGCTATAGGAAAAGCAAAAAGTGGAGATTTTAAAGGAGCAGAAGAAAAAATAAAAGAAGGTAATGAACTTTTTTTACAAGGACATAAATCACATTCAAAACTTATACAAAAAGAAGCTAGTGATGAGAAAATAGAATTTAGTTTGATATTAGTACATGCAGAAGATCAAATGATGAGTGCTGAAGCTTTTAAAATATTATCAGAAGAATTTATAGATGTATATAAACGTATAGAAGAAGGTAAATAAGATGAATAAATGGCATCTTTTTATAGTTTCTATAGGATTACTTTTTATTGCAACAAGTCCTATGTTTGTAAATCAAAATCTGAATATAATAATGGGTTTAATAACAATAGGTATAGGTGTAATTTTAATTATAAAAAACAGAAAAGGATGATTTAAATGTTGAAATTTCCTGATAAGTTTTATTTCGGGAGTGCAACTTCTGCTACTCAGTCGGAAGGTAGCTTTGAAGGTGATGGAAAAGGTAAAGATATATGGGATGAATGGTTTGAAGTTGAGCCAGAAAAATTTTATGGTGAAGTAGGTCCAAAGGTAACTACAGCTATGTATAAAAATTACAAAGAAGATATAAAGCTGTTAAAACAAACAGGTCATAATTCATTTAGAACATCAATTAGTTGGGCAAGACTATTTCCTAAAGGTTATGGTGAAGTAAATAAAGAAGCAGTAAAATATTATAAAGATTATTTTAAAACATTAAAAGAAAATGATATAGAACCATTCGTGAATTTATTTCATTTTGATATGCCTATGGAATTACAAAAGATAGGTGGATGGGAAAATAGATTAGTAGTAGATTATTATAAAGAATATGCAAAGACTTGTTTTAGTTTATTTGGTGATATAGTTAAAAGATGGTTTACATTTAATGAACCTATAGTTCATGTAGAATGTGGATATTTAAATCAATATCATTATCCTATGAAAGTAGATGCAAAACTTGCAGTACAAGTAGGCTATCATACAGCACTTGCAAGTGCATATGCAATAAAAGAATTTAAAGAAAGTAAAATTGATGGAAAAATAGGTATAGTTCTGAATTTATCTCCTGCATATTCTAGAAGCGATAATAAAGAGGATTTAAAAGCAGCAGAAATAGCAGAAGCCTTTCAAAATAAAAGCTTTTTAGATCCTGCAATTAAAGGTGAGTTTAATGAATTATTAGTGAGCTTAATTAAAAATCATGATTTAATGCCTGAATATGACAGAGAAGATTTAGAAATTATAAAAGAAAATACTGTAGACTTTTTAGGTGTAAATTACTATCAGCCTGTAAGAGTAAAGGCAAAAGAACATCTTCCAAATCCTAATGCACCATTTTTACCAACATATTATTTCGATTTATATGATATGCCAGGTAAAAAAATGAATAAATATAGAGGCTGGGAAATTTATGAAAAAGGGATATATGATATAGCATTAAATATTAAAAATGAATATGGAAATATTGAATGGATGATAACTGAAAATGGTATGGGGGTTCAAGCTGAAGATAGATTTAAAAAAGATGGAATTATAGAAGATGATTACAGGGTAGATTTCTTTAAAGGACATTTAAAATGGCTTCATAAAGGGATAGAAGAAGGATCTAATTGCATAGGTTATCATATATGGACCCCTATTGATTGCTGGTCTTGGTTAAATGCATATAAAAATAGATATGGATTAATTGAGTTAGATTTAGAGACACAAGAGAGAACAATAAAAAAATCAGGATATTGGTTTAAACAATTAAGTGATAACAAAGGATTTGAACTTTAATAGAAAGGTAGGGTAGGATGAATAAAAATTTAAAAGTAGTAGTAATAGGAGGAGGTTCATCTTATACTCCTGAGCTTATAGAAGGATTTATAAAAAGATATGATGAACTAAAAATAACAGAGTTACACCTTGTAGATATAGAAGAAGGAAAAGAAAAATTAGATATAATATACAATCTATCAAAAAGAATGATAGAAAAAGCAAAATTACCTATAAAAATATTTCAAACATTAGATAGAAAAAGTGCAATAAAAGATGCTGACTTTATAATGACTCAAATAAGAGTTGGAGGATTAGATGCAAGAGTATTAGATGAAAGAATACCGCTTTCCCATGGGATAATAGGACAAGAAACAAATGGTGCAGGAGGAATGTTTAAAGCACTAAGAACAATACCAGTAATACTTGATATAGTAGAAGATGTAAAGAAATATGCTAAGAAAGATGCATGGCTTATAAACTTTACAAATCCTGCAGGAATTGTAACAGAAGCAATATATAGATATACAGACTTTGATCGTGCAGTAGGATTATGTAATGTTCCAGTAAATATGAAAAATCAATTTGCTAAGATTTTTGATGTAGATGAGAAAAGAGTAGAAATGGATATAGTAGGGTTAAACCATCATTTCTTTGTAACAGATATATTTGTAGATGGAAAATCATCTATTAAAGAATTACTAGATAAATATATAAGTGGAGAATTACAAGAAACTCCTAGCATGAAAAATATAGAAAGCTTACAATGGTCAAAATCACTAATAAAATCATTAAAAGCAATACCAAATCCATACTTAAATTATTATTTTATGACAAAAGAACAATTACAAAAACAAAAAGAACAATTTAAAGAAAATGATGTAAGAGCAGAAGCAGTAAAAGAAATAGAAAAAGATTTATTCAGAGAATATTCAAATCCAAATCTTCATGAGAAACCTAAGAGACTTGAAGAAAGAGGGGGAGCTTATTATAGTGATGCAGCATGCTCACTTGTAAACTCCATAGTAAATAATAAAAAAGATATACAATATGTAAATGTATTAAATAGAGGATCGATAATTGATTTTCCTTATGATTCAGTAATAGAAGTAGCATCAATTATTACATCAGATGGACCAAAGCCAATGAATTATGGGAAAATACCATATAAATTAAATGGAACACTCCAAACAATAAAGACATTTGAAAGAATGGTATGCGAAGCAGCAGTAAAGGGAGATAAAGACTTAGCAGTAGCAGCTCTTACACTTAATCCATTAGTAGATTCAGATAGTGTTGCAAATGAAGTGTTCGAAGAGATGTATAAAGCACATAAAAAATATTTACCACAGTTTAAATAATAGTTTAGTTTTAGGTAATTAAAAAATTGGTTAGAAATTTCAAATTTCTAACCAATTTTTTAATTATTTCACTATATTTTTAGGACTACCTTTTAAAAATGAAATTGTATTATCAAATGCTATTTTAGCTCTTCTTATCATAGCTTCTTCAGTAAAATATGCTATATGTGGAGTTAAGACAATATTCTTTGCATATAATAAAGGATAATCTTTTGGAAGAGGTGGTTCCATATCAAATACATCTATACCTGCACCTGCTATTTTATCTTCATTTAATAAATTAGCTAATGCTTCATTATCAATAATAGGGCCTCTTGCACAATTTATAAGTATAGCATTTTCATTTATTTTCTTTAGTTTTTCTTTGTTTAAAAATCCTCTTGTATTATCATTAAGTGGTAAATGAACTGAAATTATATCACTTGATGATAAAAGCTCATCTAATGAAACATATTCGATACCTAATTTTTTAGCCTCGTCTTTTTCTGTTCTACTATAGGCTCTTAATTTTGCACCAAATGCATTAAATAATTTGGCAGTTCTCATTCCAATATTGCCAGTACCTATTATGCCTACAGTTTTATCTTTTATTTCTTTTCCTATTAAAGGACTTGAATCACTAATTTTTCTATATATATCTAAAGTAAGACCTATTGCAAGTTCTGCAACTGCTTGATCAGAATAACCTGCTGCATTACAAACTTTTATATCTTTTTTATGTGCATCATCTACTGCTACATGATCTACTCCAGTAAAAGCTACATTTATAAGTTTTAAGTTATCCATTTTATCTATAACTTCTTTAGGATAAGGATTGTTTGCAATCATAACAATATCAGCATCTTTACTTCTTTTAATTAGCTCATCATTGTCTGTAGTTTTTTCATCATAATAGACGAACTCATGTCCTAATTCTTTAATTGGTTCTGATAATTCTTTAATTAATTCATTTGAAACATTTAAAGGTTCTAGTAATTTAACTTTCATTTTAAACCCCTTTCTCCAATATGTATTTATGTTATAATTTAATTATATACTACTATGTTAATGGATACAATGTTGAGACTATGGACGGTTATCAGTCTCATTAAATAAAAAAATTATTAATTAGGAGAGTAAAAAATGAGTGATATATTATTTTTAGATAGTGTATTTAAAGAGAAAATATGGGGTGGAAATAAATTAAAAGAATATTTTAATTATGATATTCCATCTAATAATACAGGAGAATATTGGGCAGTAAGTGCTCATTCAAATGGTGATTCAATAGTTAAAAATGGAGAATATGAAGGAGAAAGTTTAAGTTGGATTTGGGAAAATAAAAGAGAATTGTTTGGTAATATAAAAGGTAATGAGTTTCCACTTCTTACAAAAATAATAGATGCAAATAGAGATCTTAGTGTACAAGTTCATCCAAATGATAAATATGCAAAAGAACATGAAAATAGCTTAGGAAAAACTGAATGTTGGTATATAATTGATTGTGATCAAGATTCAGAATTTGTATTAGGACATAACGCAAATACAAAAGAAGAAATGAGACAAATAATAGATGAAGGTAATTGGGACAGACTTCTTAGAAGAGTTAAAATAAAGCCAGGAGATTTCTTTTACATACCAGCAGGAACAGTTCATGCAATAGGTAGTGGAACTATGATACTTGAAACTCAGCAATCAAGTGATATAACCTATAGATTATATGACTATGATAGGTTGCAGGATGGAAAACCTAGGGAACTTCATATCGAAAAAAGTATAGATGTAACTAAAATACCTCATGAAGATGCTAAGAATAATCCCACAATAGAAAAAATAAATAACAATGTAATAAAAAATTTAATAGAAACAGAGTATTTTTCAGTATATAAATTAGATATAAAGAGTAATTTAAAGATGAATCAAGACAAGCCTTTTATAATAATGAGTGTTTTAAAAGGTAAAGGGAATATTGATGGAATAAGTATAGAAAAAGGAGATCATTTTATAATTCCATATAATTATGGTGAGTTTATATTAGATGGAGATATGGAGATTATTTATTCTTATGTATAAAACAAAAATTAACTAAAATATAAAAGGGTGGGTTTTAATACCTCACTCTTTTTTGATTTATCAGAATTAATTAATAATTTCCTTTGTATATAGGAAATATAATGTCTATCTATATTTAAACGATATACATATAATTAAGTTAAGAGGAGGAAATAATATGGAAAAATTATTAAGTACTCGTCTAAATAAAATATTAGATAAACTCATAAATTCAAATGAATATTTAACAAGTTCTTATTTAGCGAAGCTGACAGGAGTATCATCTAGAACTATTAGAAGTGATATAAAAGAATTAAATGAGTTTCTAAATCCATATAATACGAAAATTATTTCAGTAAAAGGAAAAGGTAGCAAATTAGATATAAAAAAGAAAAAACAATGTAAAAAATTATTGGAAGATATTTCTACTAGGGAAGAGTTAAAATTAAATACTATACCAGATTTTCCTCATCAAAGGGTAGTATATATTATAAAAAGGTTATTAGCCATTAACGTACCTATAACACTTGAAAAATTAGGTGATGAACTATATGTAAGTTTATCCACTATAAAGAATGATTTAAAAGTAGTAAAATCAACCCTAAAAGATTATAATTTGAAAATAATTGTTAAAGAAAACAAAGGTATAATGATTGAAGGAAAAGAAATTGATAAAAGATTTTGTATTTCTCAATATGTTTTAAATAGAGAAAATATAAATAAAGATATAATTTCTGACAGTTATAATAGTAAGATTTCAAAATTTAATAATATGGATTGGAAGTTTATTGAAAATATATTACAAAAGGAATTAGTTCAGCAAGAATTTTACTTGGCTGATATTGCTTTTAATAATCTTATAATTCATATTGCTATAGCTTTAGAAAGAATAATATTAGGTAACTTTGTACCATTAGAAGACAAAAAAATCGAAAAATTGAAAAATGAAAAAGAATATTATATAGCAGAGAATATAGTTAAGATATTAGAAGATATTTTCGAAGTTAATATACCAGAATCAGAAACATGTTATATAACTATGCACTTGCTAGGGAGTAAACTACTAGAAAAAGATGAAGAAAAAGAACTACTACATTTAATAGATAATCAAATTAAAAGTCTGATTTCTAAAATAATAAATGAAATAAAAAATAAATTAAATATGGATTTCAATAATGATAATAAATTGATATATAATTTAGCATTACATCTAAAACCAGCACTTCATAGAGCAAAGTATAATATGAATATCAGAAATCCATTAATAAATGATATAAAAAACAAATACCCTTTAGCTTTTCAAATTGGTATTATTGCTACAAATGTTATCAAAAGAGAAACTAATTACATAATAAATGAAGATGAAATTGGTTATATAGCTATGCATTTTGGTGGAGCATTAGAGAGGAAAAAAAGATATAGTCAAAAAATAAAAAATATAGCTATCATTTGTTCTTCAGGTATGGGGACTGCTAATTTATTATTAGCAAAACTTAAAAATTCACTTAGTATAAATGCAAATTTCATAGGAACATATCCTTTACATGAGTTAGATAGAGTAAAAAATATAAAGCCTGATATAATACTCACTACTATACCTATACAAGAAGAAATTGGTATACCTGTGATTTTAGTTAAAACAATATTGGATGATGAAGATTTAATATATATAAGAAATAAAATAGAAAATCTATATAAGGATACAGGATCACAAAAGAGTTTGGAAAATCTTTTTAAAGAAGATTTATTTTTCACAAATTTAGATTTTAAAAATAAAGAGGATGTAATTAAGTTTTTAACTAACCAAATGACTTCTGGAGGATATATAAATAGTGATATTCAAAAATCAATATTTCAAAGAGAGCAAGTATCTTCTACAGCAATTGGTAATTTAATAGCTATACCCCATCCTTTAAAAGCTACTAATATAGAATCTTCAGTTTGTGTTGGTATATTGAAAAATTCTATTGAATGGGAAGAAGATAGGAAAGTGCAATTAGTATTAATTTTAGTTTTATCTAAAAACATGACAAATTCTTTTGAAAGATTATTTAATACAATATATAAAGCAACAAAGTCATCTGCTCATGTATCTCAATTGATAAATTCAAAAAAATTTAAAGAATTTTATAGTAAATTCACAACAGAAAAGGAGGAGCAGAATAAATGGAATTAAGTTTAACTGAATTAATAAATGAGGGTTTAATCAATAGAAAATTTCATGGAACGACTAAAGAGGAAGTTTTACAAGAAGTTGTGAGAATGGTTGACTATGATAATAGATTAGATTCAAAAGATTTATATTATGAAAAAATCTTAGAAAGAGAGGAGGAATTTACTACAGGTGTAGGATATGGAATAGCTATACCTCATGCAAAAACAAAGGCAGTAATAAAACCAACTATAGTTATATTGAAGCTATCTAAAGCTATAGATTGGGAATCTTTAGATGGTAAACCTGTGGATTTAGTAATTGGTCTTGCAGTACCAGAAAAAGAAGGCAATAATACACATCTTAAAATTATATCGAAATTATCAATGAAATTAATGGAACAAGATTTTAGACAAGATTTAAAAAATGCTAAAAGTGATAAAGAAGTATTAAAATTAATGGAAAACATTTTCAAATAAAATGAAGAGAGGAAGATGTAATATGAAAATAGTAGCAGTTACAGCATGTCCATCAGGAGTAGCTCATACATTTATGGCAAAAAAAGCATTGGAAGATGCTGCAAAGGAATTAGGACATAACATAAAAGTAGAAACACAAGGAGCTATGGGGATAGAAGATGAATTACCCACAGATGCAATAAATGAAGCAGACGTAGCTATACTTGCAATTGATGCTCATATAGCAAAGATGAGTAGATTTGATAATTTAACTAAAATAGAAGTATCTACTAAAAAAGTACTTAAAAATGCTAAAAAAGTAATAGAAAAAGCAGAGTCGAAAGTAAAATAAGAAGGAGATGAAATCATGGATAAATTTAAAAGACATTTAATGACAGGTGTTTCATATATGATTCCTTTTGTTGTAGCAGGAGGTATATTATTATCAATTGGAATTATATTAGGAGAAGAAGGATTCATCGCTGAAAAATTAGTGAATATAGGAGTATGGTCTCTTCAATTAATGGTACCTGCAATAGCTGGATTTATTGCATATTCTATAGCAGATAGACCAGGAATTACAGTAGGTTTTGTAGGTGGAGTTATGGCAAGAGAATTAGGTACTGGATATATTGGTGGTATATTAATTGGTTTTTTTGCTGGATGGATAGTAAATAGATTAAAGAAAATTCCAATTCATAAAAGTTTAGCAGTAATAAAGCCTATTATGATAATTCCAGTTTTAGGTGTAGCATTAACAGCAGTGGTTATGTATTTAATATCAATACCATTAACACCAGCTATGACTGGACTTGAAAATTGGTTAGTATCATTAAAAGGAGCAAATTTAGCAATTTTAGGATTTATAATAGGAGCTATGATGGCATTTGATATGGGTGGTCCTGTAAACAAAGTTGCATTAGCATTTGCATATGCAACTTTAGCAGAAGGTATATATGAACCAATGGCAGCAGCATGGGTAGGAATAATGGCACCGCCTATAGGTCTTGCAATTGCTACAGCAATTAAACCTAATAAATTTACTAAGGCAGAAAAAGCAAATGCTATACCTGCAGCATTTATGGGTTCTTTAGGAATTTCAGAAGGTGCTATACCATATGCAGTAACTACTCCATTTAAAGTAATACCATCTATTGTAATTGGTACAGGTATAGGAGCAGCTGTATCATTAGTATTAGGAGCATCATCTACAATACCGGCAGCTATTGGGATTTGGGCATTACCTTTAGTGAATAATCCAATTAGTTGGTTAATAGGGTTTATTGTAGGAGTAGTAATAATTGCATTATCAGTAGCATTTTTAAGAAAAGAATCTGATATAGAAAAAGATCAAGAAGGAGCAGAATTTAATTTAATGGGATAAAATATGATCCATCCTCTAGGTTTAGGGGATGGATTTAGAATAAATAGGAGGATTAAAATTGAAATTTCATATAGTATCACATACTCATTGGGATAGAGAATGGCATAAAACATTTGAAGAATATAGAGTTAAACTGATTAGAATTATGGATGACTTAATTGACTTACTAGAAAACAATAAAAACTATTTATCTTTTATGTTTGATGGACAAACTATAATATTAGAAGATTATCTAGAAATAAGGCCTAAAAATAAAGAAAGATTAAAAAAACTTATAGAACAAAAAAGAATAATTGTAGGGCCATGGTATATACAACCAGATGAATTTATTCCAAGTGGGGAATCACTTATAAGGAATTTACTTATAGGCATTAATATGGCAGAAGAATTTGGTTCTGTAATGAATATAGGATATTTGCCTGATTCATTTGGTCAATCTGCACAGATACCTCAAGTTTTAAAAGGATTTAATATCAATGATGCAGTTATATGGAGAGGAATATCAGATGAAGATATAAAAGAGAAAGAATTTTACTGGGAAGGATTAGATGAAACTAAAATTTTAGGTCATTATTTACCCTTAGGATATGAAAATGCTAAATGGTTATCATTAAAAATGGATGAAAGTAAAAAGGTAGTAGAAACTAATATTAAAGCACAAAAAGATATGACACATACTGGACAAATACTGATGTTATGTGGTTATGACCAAAGGGAAGCAAATAAAGATTTACCTTTAATTATTAAAGATTTAAATGAAAAGTATGGTTCAGAAGGATATAAATTTATATTTTCAACATTAGAAGATTATATTAAAAATGTAAAAAGATCTGACATGGATTTTGAAACTTATAAAGGTGAATTTAGAAAAGGTAAATTTATGAGAGTACATGCAAGTATTGGCTCTACTCGTCTTGATATAAAAGGACAAAATTTTATATCACAAAGATTATATGAAAAATATGTGGAACCATTATCTTCTATAGGAACATTATATGGTTCTTATTATAATAATGCTTTGATAAATCATGGATGGAAAAATATAATCCAAAATCAAGCCCATGATTCTATAGGAAATGTATGTACTGATATTACACATGATGAGATGGAAATGAGATATAATAAATCTAATCAAATAGGTACTACAATATTAGAAGAAAAAACAAATGAAATTTTATCTAATATAAATTTTCAAGATGACAAGGGAATACCAATAACTGTATTTAATACAATAATTAATTCAAGAAAAGATACATTAGCAATAGAAGCATTATTAGAATCTACTAATTTTATATTAAAAGATGATAAAGGTTTAGAATGTGATCATCAGATATTGAATACTGAAAAAGTGGATTTAAATGATTATATGATAGAAAGTCATTTTGTAGGTAAAAATGAATCTAAAGAATATTATAAAGTTAAATTTAGTTTTACTCCTGAAGTTCAAGGGTTTGGTTATAAAACTTATTATATAAATGAAGTTAAGTTTAGTGATAATAAGGAAAAAAGTTTAATAGTAAATGAAAATACTCTTGAAAATGAATACATTAAAGTAAATATAAATAAAGATGGAAGTTTAGATATATTAGATAAAGAAAATGATAAAACTTATTACAATCAACATATATTTAAAGAAGGTGGAAATGCTGGTGATGAATATGATTATTCTCCTCCTGTAAATGATGAAATCATCTATTCTAAAGGGAAAATAGCAAAAATAGAAAAGGTATATAATGGTCATATTCAAGCTCAAATTAAAATAACTTATTCATTAAGTTTTCCTATTAATACTTATAATGAATATAGATCTGAGAAAAAGGAAAATACAGTTATAGAATCTTTTATAACTATTTATAAAAATAATAAGAGGTTAGATATAAAAACTGTAATTAATAATAATATTAAAGATCATAGAATACAAGTATTATTTGATGGAAATATTAAGTCAAATATTCACTATGCAGATCAGCAATTTGGAATTATGGAAAGAGAAAATTATTTAAAACAAGTAGAATATTGGAGAAATGAAAATTGGCAAGAAAAGTATTATCCAATATATAATCAACATAAATTTGTAGGAGTATTTGATAGTAAAAATGGATTGCAAATAATAAATAGAGGGTTACCTCAATATGAAATATTAGATGAAAATAAACCTAAGATAGCATTAACATTATTATGTGGAACTAGCTATATGGGTAAACAGGATTTAGTTAATAGACCTGGAAGAAGATCTGGTTTACATGTAAAGACTCCAAAAAGTAATATGATAGGAAAATTTGAAATGGAATATTCTATTTGTCCTATAAATAGTATAAATGAAATGAATATTAATGCTGAAAATTATGTATATCCACTTCATTATAGCCAGTTACAAAATATAGAGGATAAAAATAAGGGATTATCAGATACTTACTATCCAATTAGAATAAAAAATCCATTAGTAGGTACAAGTGCTATTAAAAAATCAGAAAATGATGAAGGGGTAGTATTACGTATTTATAACAGTATTAATGAAAATATAAATGATGTAGAAATTGAATATGATGGAGAAAAGTTTAGTGATGTCAATTTAGTTAATTTGAAAGAAAAAAATATAGATATTAATACAAATTTTGAAATAACTAAAAATACTATTCATATAAAAAGAATAAAGAGTAATGAAATATTAAATTTTAAATTTAAATAAAATATATCCCCTTAAATAAAACTTATTTTAAGTTTTTTGAGGGGATTATTTATTATGATATAATTTAAATATAAAAATATAAAAGGGGATGATTTAGTGATACGATTTGGAATAGTAGGTACTAGTTGGATTACAGATGAATTTTTGAAATCAGCTATGTTAAATGAAGGATTTAAATTAAATGCAGTGTATTCAAGAACAGAAAAAAAAGCTCATGAATTTGCTAAAAAGTATGATGTGGAAAACATTTATACAGATATAGAAGAGATGGCAAAATCAGAGACAATAGATGCAGTTTATATAGCAAGTCCAAATTCATACCATGCTAAATATTCTATTTTATTTCTAGAAAATAAAAAGCATGTATTTTGTGAAAAACCTATAGCATCAAATTTAAATGAATTAGAAGCTATGATAAAATCTGCAGAAAAAAATAATAGATTGCTAATGGAAGGAATGGTTTCTTCATTTTTACCTAATTTTAATGTAATAAAAGAAAATTTATATAAGATAGGTAAAATTAGAAGATATGTAGGAAACTACTGTCAGTATTCTTCCAGGTATGATCCATATAAAAGAGGAGAAAATCCAAACACTTTTAATCCTAAATTTTCAAA harbors:
- a CDS encoding PTS lactose/cellobiose transporter subunit IIA; its protein translation is MGELEMIYFEIISAVGTARSLFIEAIGKAKSGDFKGAEEKIKEGNELFLQGHKSHSKLIQKEASDEKIEFSLILVHAEDQMMSAEAFKILSEEFIDVYKRIEEGK
- a CDS encoding 2-hydroxyacid dehydrogenase — protein: MKVKLLEPLNVSNELIKELSEPIKELGHEFVYYDEKTTDNDELIKRSKDADIVMIANNPYPKEVIDKMDNLKLINVAFTGVDHVAVDDAHKKDIKVCNAAGYSDQAVAELAIGLTLDIYRKISDSSPLIGKEIKDKTVGIIGTGNIGMRTAKLFNAFGAKLRAYSRTEKDEAKKLGIEYVSLDELLSSSDIISVHLPLNDNTRGFLNKEKLKKINENAILINCARGPIIDNEALANLLNEDKIAGAGIDVFDMEPPLPKDYPLLYAKNIVLTPHIAYFTEEAMIRRAKIAFDNTISFLKGSPKNIVK
- the manA gene encoding mannose-6-phosphate isomerase, class I, producing MSDILFLDSVFKEKIWGGNKLKEYFNYDIPSNNTGEYWAVSAHSNGDSIVKNGEYEGESLSWIWENKRELFGNIKGNEFPLLTKIIDANRDLSVQVHPNDKYAKEHENSLGKTECWYIIDCDQDSEFVLGHNANTKEEMRQIIDEGNWDRLLRRVKIKPGDFFYIPAGTVHAIGSGTMILETQQSSDITYRLYDYDRLQDGKPRELHIEKSIDVTKIPHEDAKNNPTIEKINNNVIKNLIETEYFSVYKLDIKSNLKMNQDKPFIIMSVLKGKGNIDGISIEKGDHFIIPYNYGEFILDGDMEIIYSYV
- a CDS encoding 6-phospho-beta-glucosidase, with the protein product MNKNLKVVVIGGGSSYTPELIEGFIKRYDELKITELHLVDIEEGKEKLDIIYNLSKRMIEKAKLPIKIFQTLDRKSAIKDADFIMTQIRVGGLDARVLDERIPLSHGIIGQETNGAGGMFKALRTIPVILDIVEDVKKYAKKDAWLINFTNPAGIVTEAIYRYTDFDRAVGLCNVPVNMKNQFAKIFDVDEKRVEMDIVGLNHHFFVTDIFVDGKSSIKELLDKYISGELQETPSMKNIESLQWSKSLIKSLKAIPNPYLNYYFMTKEQLQKQKEQFKENDVRAEAVKEIEKDLFREYSNPNLHEKPKRLEERGGAYYSDAACSLVNSIVNNKKDIQYVNVLNRGSIIDFPYDSVIEVASIITSDGPKPMNYGKIPYKLNGTLQTIKTFERMVCEAAVKGDKDLAVAALTLNPLVDSDSVANEVFEEMYKAHKKYLPQFK
- a CDS encoding glycoside hydrolase family 1 protein, with translation MLKFPDKFYFGSATSATQSEGSFEGDGKGKDIWDEWFEVEPEKFYGEVGPKVTTAMYKNYKEDIKLLKQTGHNSFRTSISWARLFPKGYGEVNKEAVKYYKDYFKTLKENDIEPFVNLFHFDMPMELQKIGGWENRLVVDYYKEYAKTCFSLFGDIVKRWFTFNEPIVHVECGYLNQYHYPMKVDAKLAVQVGYHTALASAYAIKEFKESKIDGKIGIVLNLSPAYSRSDNKEDLKAAEIAEAFQNKSFLDPAIKGEFNELLVSLIKNHDLMPEYDREDLEIIKENTVDFLGVNYYQPVRVKAKEHLPNPNAPFLPTYYFDLYDMPGKKMNKYRGWEIYEKGIYDIALNIKNEYGNIEWMITENGMGVQAEDRFKKDGIIEDDYRVDFFKGHLKWLHKGIEEGSNCIGYHIWTPIDCWSWLNAYKNRYGLIELDLETQERTIKKSGYWFKQLSDNKGFEL
- a CDS encoding PTS sugar transporter subunit IIC; this translates as MDGFTRWMEKHFLPIAAKIGSQRHLVAIRDAFIGIMPITMVGSVAVLLNVFFRDLPTEWGATGFVEAMSPIIAINGNVWFGSIAIIALVFVFSLGYNIAKSYGVNPLAGGVISFSSLIVTLPQTANFSYALPGVSVENLDALTKLGVQAQVVGENLNLDVAGWGYIGLSYAGAAGLFTALIIGFLSSMIYVKLMLRGITIKLPDSVPSAVNKAFAAIIPGIIAVYVAATLGYLSVTYLGFSINDLILEYIQKPLLGLSQGLFSVILATFLIQVFWFFGLHGHNVLAPIMDGVYLPALITNTEAYEAAQSAADLPYLWTRVSFDAYAQMGGSGITLALIIAIFMFSKKKDSKAIAKLGAPMGVFNINEPVVFGMPIVLNPFYIIPWLIIPPITATIAYVLTAIGFIPPTFVAVPWVMPVGILAYLATGGSWLAGLVSIFNLFVAFVIWSPFVMLANRVKKTDQEDKQTA